From the Ignavibacteriales bacterium genome, the window CCAACGGCAGTAATTCATTTTCGATAACATCGAGCGATCTGAGCCCTCTCACGACGGGCAATTACTATGCGCAACTATTGAGACAGGACCAGACAGGATTATCGCAACAGAATAGCGTTGGCGGAGTAATGAACCGGACATACGTTTCCGCAAAAGCGGCTTTTACTCTCACACCGTAAGTTTATTGCAAAAGAATATCGAGCCCCGGTGGATATCCATTTCGGGGCTTTTTTTATTTCAATTTTCACCGTATGGGGTTATCTTAGTTAAATTTAAACATCAAGTATGAAAATCTTTTCCGTCATCATCTTTTCGCTTTTAGTAACTTTTCCGTTGATATCACAGGACAGGCGTGAGGTTGGGAATCTCGTAATGGAAGGTATCCCGGAGCAGATCCCGTCCGATATCGAAGAGAGGTATAACCGCTATTCCAATATGCGCAGTGCGGCATTTGAGGATTGGGATTATTACGGAGAGGGTGTTTATATTACGACGCGTTTTGGTGACGTTACGCAGGTACATTATGTCTCTCAGCCGACGAAATACAGACAGCAATTAACTTTTTTTCCGGAGCCTGTCACTACAGCGATCGGGTCACCCAATCCGGAATACGACGGATTTGTGTATTATAAAGATGAAGGCGGGAATGAAAATTACCAGATATATTTCTACAACTGGAAGACGGGAAACAGTAAGATACTCACCGATGGTGTATCGCGTAACTCAGGTTTTACATGGAATAAGGATGGTACAAAGTATATCTACCGCAGTAATAAGAAGGATAAAAAGACATTCGATTTTTACGTAGCAGACATGGGGAATGTCTCAAGCGAGCGTCTCCTGCTCGACGTGAATGAAAGCGGGTGGGGAATAATGGATTGGAGCGATGATGGGGATAGGCTATTAATGCGCAAATATATTGCGCGAACGGAATCCGAACTGTATATATATACTATCTCCACCGGTTTATTGAACCCGGTATTTAATTATGATAATATAAAGAAAGTCTCATACGGCGATGCGTATTTCGCGCATAATGGAAATATATTTCTGGTTTCAGACGAGGACTCTGAATTCAGGACACTTAAAAATTATAATCCTGCAACGGGCGAGATGAAAGTTCTCACGCCGGACCTTAAGTGGGACGTCGATAATGTTGCTATCTCTGATGAGGGCAGATTGCTTTGCTTTACTACAAATGAGAACGGGTTTTCAAAGATGTATCTCATGGATGTGCTTACATTCGAATACAGTGAGGTGACGGAGATCCCGCAGGGGAATGTCTCGGGGGTTAGGTTTAGCAAGGATAATAAGACTCTTGGATTCTCAATGATAACTCCTACTTCAGTTAGAGACGTTTATACATACGATATAGATGAGTATAAACTTACACGCTGGACATTTAGCGAGATGGGCGGACTGAACCCGGATATTTTCGTTTCACCTGAACCGATATATTATCCATCATTCGATGATAGAAATATACCGGCATTAGTCTATAAGCCAAAAGTTGCTACAGGTAAGCTACCGGTTATAATAAATATTCACGGCGGACCGGAGGGGCAATCGGACCCTTCATTCAGCTCTACCATTCAATTCTTTGTAAATGAGCTGGGTGCAGCTGTAATCGAGCCGAATGTACGGGGTTCGTCGGGTTATGGGAAAACATATCTCGATCTGGATAACGGCATGCTCCGTGAAAATTCGGTCAAAGATATAGGTGCACTGCTCGACTGGATCGCGTCTCAGCCAGAACTCGATGCTGAGAGGGTGTGTGTAATGGGCGGCTCATACGGCGGTTATATGGTGCTTGCTTCGCTGGTACATTACAGCGATAGAATAAGGTGCGGGATAGACGTTGTCGGGATAAGCAATTTCGTAACATTTTTAAATAACACAAGTGAGTACAGGCAGGACCTTCGCAGAGCGGAATATGGCGATGAGACAGACCCGGAGATGATGAAATTCCTGGAGAGCATCTCTCCAAATAAGCACGTAGATAAGATCACGAGCCCGCTCTTTGTGATACAGGGATTGAATGACCCGCGTGTTCCCGTAACGGAGGCAGAGCAAATGGTGCAGGCTATGAAAGAAAACGGACGGGAGGTGTGGTACCTAATGGCAAAAGACGAAGGTCACGGCTTTAGTAAGAAGTCGAACAGGAATTTTATGATAGCAGCTGAGGTGATGTTTTTGGAGAAGTATCTTTTGGGTAATTAATAATCAGATCGCAGTTTTCTTATTTGTAATATCGTTAATTTTCTTTTCCAGCCATACTTTATCGCCCGTGAGGTTAAGGGTATTTATCCTGTCCAGCAATTCGTCCGCTCTTTCTTTGTCCGGATCATCCTTCAGTTTTATCAGGGAATTTGTGAGATTAATAAAGTTTAACCCTTTTTCGCGTGTTATGTCGGTTACTTCCTTATGGGAGGTGACGAGATGCCTGAATGAGTTAAGCTGTGAAATAACAGCTTCATCGTACCCTAGCTCATAGAACGATTTTACGAGCAGATATTTCATGTCAACTTTGATCATCGAATAGTCTGTTTTGATCGATCGCAGGGCTTCAATGGATTTTTCATACTCACCGCGCTCGAAGTTAATCATAGCCATTCCAAAATCCGCAAGCTCTTTATTTTCCTTATTCAAATACTTTTTATAATTTTTAATATAATCGTACGCCCAGTCTACCTCTCCAACTCGTAATGCTACCAAGACAGTATTTCGGAATCTAAATGACGTAATGATCCTTCCCGGGGCATAATGACCCAGCTTGTATTTTCTCTCGAGGTCATAGAGACCAAAAAGATCTTTGTAAAAACTCCTGTCCCCACGGTTAATTTTATAAGTACAGACAAATTCCAGAGTGCCCATTAATTGTGACACCTCCGCGTTTTTGAGGACGGACATAGTTTTTAGTAACAGATTGTACAAATTGTGGTAATGCTCAGAATCATCCGGATTAAGGATACACATCATTCTATAGTAATAGAGGGTAAAAATACTTCCGTATTTAATATTATTTTGTTCGAGAAAATTGATAAGGTTCTGAAAATCGATCTTTTCAAAAAACACTTTAACAAATTCCCTATCTATATCGGCGTTTAAGGCGTCTTCGTTGATCTTCATGTTTACATAAATGTCATTAAGGCGGATGAGGAAGTAGTAGATAAGATAATTTCCTTCCGATGCAAGTGATTCGAATACTTCCTTTTGTCTATCCCTGTGAAGTTTGAATTGTACGTCTATCTCCTCGAGGGTGTGCAATTGTAAAAACAGCGCTTCATCGAGTTTTTCCTTTTGGAGGATATTTTTCAGGGCTTTTCTTTCCGAAGTAAAAAGCGCATCAAGTCTTCTCATGTTTGCCTCGCTGAGAAAATCCAGAGACTTTCTTATCTCATCGTTATTATACAGATCAATTGCAATAAATTCCTTTGCCAGCTTCAGCAGTTGTGAGCTTAGATTTCTCATGACCTGATCATTGTATTTCTCCCCAGAAAATATCTTATCATAAAGCTTTTCCTTCTTTATCAGATGTTCCGGGAAGTCGGGGTGATACTTCTTTAACTGGGCTGCAAGGCGGACAACACTCTTGTTGGAATTAAAATAAGGGGATGCAGTGAAATCGAGAAACCGTTTCATCTCCTCCTCCGACAGGGTTTTAAGTATTGATATGATCTTACTCTTATACAACCAAGCTGATTACTTTCAAAAAAATCTTAGAAAAGGCAAATAAATATAAAACAAAGATATAGCTTACTCATTGTAAAATATAATCAAAAATAGATTCTTTTTCATGGTTACAAATACAAAATATTTATAAACAATAGTTTAAAGTTACATTTTAAAAACTCTTTCAACAAGAAAAGTGTGTCTACCGGCTCTAAAGGTAAGATTTTCTCATATCCTGCGCGTGTTAAAAGCAAAATCGAGATTACATATCAGGATTCTCTTATTTGAGGCGTGTACCTTTGATGTCTTAGATTTGTATAAGTTCTTTTAACTAAGAAAATTCATGAAGGCAATCCTGGATTTATTTTGCCGGTAAAAAAACGATTCCGCGGAAACAGGGGTAAATAACTTTTAAACTGTTAAGCCTTCGACAGACCTCTTCATCGTTTTAAAGCCGGCTTTAAACTTGAACAGAGTTTAAATAAGAAGGCAGTTCAGGATAAAAAATTTTAAAAAACAAATGTTAAACAAAATCACAACGGAGACAACTTTCAAAATGAAGGCGATCAAATTTTTTTGCTTATTATTATTTATTTGTGTTAGTGGAATTGTAATTCCCGCAAATGCACAGAACAGGGTAGCACCCGACGGCGTTATTGAGTCGGAAATTAGCGATAATGCAATCCCTCCGAGTCCACGAGATCTCGTAAGCGGTGAAAACGCAGATATGATCTCACCCGAGATCACAAAGAATTTTTCTGCGCAGAATAATCAGACCGATGAATACGGCGGTTCTGTCGGAGGTAATTATTATATGCAGGGACTGGGCGCAAATGCTAACTTCCTCGAGATAAACCATGACATTATTTTTAATCAGAACGCCAATGGTTCAATCGATGCCTGGGTATATGTCCAAAGTACCGGTGTACAGATCATTACCGCTAAGGGAGCAACCACTGCAACAGTCAGCTTTTCATTTTTTATTGGGTCGGGCAAATTGGGACTAAGAATGGGTAACAATCTTGTATCCAGCGATGACGCAAATAACTTTCCATTAAATAAATGGACACACGTGGCTGTAACATGGACAAGTAATGGCGGCAATTTTGATGTAAAATTTTATATCGACGGAGCTCAGTCAGGTACGACGCAATTACTTACAGGTCCAATGCCTCTTAACACGGATAAAGTAAGGATCGGAAGTTCGGAATACAATTCGGGATCTTTCTCAGGCTTTATAGATGAAGTAAGGTTCTGGAACCCTGTGATCACACTAGCAATGATAAGAGCAAACCGTTTTATTGGATTAGGTGAAGACCTATTCTCTAATTTTGATGGAAGCAATTACGACGGAAGTTCATCATACACTGGTTTGCTAGCGTCCTACACTTTTAACTCGGCATTGCTTTCACTGGTGTTTGATAATATCGGTGGTCATAATGGTATTTTGAAGGGAGCCGCAAATCTAACTACATCCTCATACGGTAACCCAATGCCATATAACAATGCTCTGTATTTTCCATCATCAGGCGGAAACGACAACATTGTGAATATAAGAGATACGACGACTTTCAATTCCTTTATTACCACTGATGGTACAATCGAAATGTGGGTGAGATTTAATTCTCTGCCGTCAGCGACAACACATTTGATCTCCAAAGGCGGAAGTTCACCAACGAACTCTTTCCTTCTTGGAGTGAATAGTTCGGGCAAATTATTCTTTAATATTGCCGGTAATGCTGTAACTTCGACAGGTCCTTCAATACCTGCATCAGACTGGACCCACGTGGGAGTATCCTGGAACGATCAGGGCAGTAACTTTTTGGTGAAGTTTTTTCTTAACGGTGAATTAAACGATAGCTTGATATTAAATGCTGCAAATCTCCCAACAAATTCGGATCCTATCAGGCTGGGTGTTTCCCAGGCATTTCCCGGCGGATTAAGCCCGGTCAATGCTTACATTGATGCTATCAGGATATGGAATGAAGATCTATCATTAGATAGTTTGAGAAGGTTCGTATTTGCATCATCTTCAGCATTAGAAGAGACTGTTACTAACAGGCTTTTAGCTGCATGGGATTTCGACGGTACATTAGTACCGCGCGGAAGATTTTCTACAATGCGCGGAACATTCACCACCGCTACATCTAATACATGCAGATTCAGCGCATACACCAATGAAGCATCGGTAACCGGTCATGTTTTGGATCTTGATCTTTTTGGACATCCAACAACAATAAAAAGACCGGGAAATTTCGGGTCGGTATTTCCATATGGTTCATATATTCATCCTGTTTTCACAACGCTTCCGGATAACGATCCAAACGGAGTTTCAGATGTTATAACGGTTGGACCGTCTTTCCCTGATG encodes:
- a CDS encoding S9 family peptidase, translating into MKIFSVIIFSLLVTFPLISQDRREVGNLVMEGIPEQIPSDIEERYNRYSNMRSAAFEDWDYYGEGVYITTRFGDVTQVHYVSQPTKYRQQLTFFPEPVTTAIGSPNPEYDGFVYYKDEGGNENYQIYFYNWKTGNSKILTDGVSRNSGFTWNKDGTKYIYRSNKKDKKTFDFYVADMGNVSSERLLLDVNESGWGIMDWSDDGDRLLMRKYIARTESELYIYTISTGLLNPVFNYDNIKKVSYGDAYFAHNGNIFLVSDEDSEFRTLKNYNPATGEMKVLTPDLKWDVDNVAISDEGRLLCFTTNENGFSKMYLMDVLTFEYSEVTEIPQGNVSGVRFSKDNKTLGFSMITPTSVRDVYTYDIDEYKLTRWTFSEMGGLNPDIFVSPEPIYYPSFDDRNIPALVYKPKVATGKLPVIINIHGGPEGQSDPSFSSTIQFFVNELGAAVIEPNVRGSSGYGKTYLDLDNGMLRENSVKDIGALLDWIASQPELDAERVCVMGGSYGGYMVLASLVHYSDRIRCGIDVVGISNFVTFLNNTSEYRQDLRRAEYGDETDPEMMKFLESISPNKHVDKITSPLFVIQGLNDPRVPVTEAEQMVQAMKENGREVWYLMAKDEGHGFSKKSNRNFMIAAEVMFLEKYLLGN
- a CDS encoding T9SS type A sorting domain-containing protein, yielding MKAIKFFCLLLFICVSGIVIPANAQNRVAPDGVIESEISDNAIPPSPRDLVSGENADMISPEITKNFSAQNNQTDEYGGSVGGNYYMQGLGANANFLEINHDIIFNQNANGSIDAWVYVQSTGVQIITAKGATTATVSFSFFIGSGKLGLRMGNNLVSSDDANNFPLNKWTHVAVTWTSNGGNFDVKFYIDGAQSGTTQLLTGPMPLNTDKVRIGSSEYNSGSFSGFIDEVRFWNPVITLAMIRANRFIGLGEDLFSNFDGSNYDGSSSYTGLLASYTFNSALLSLVFDNIGGHNGILKGAANLTTSSYGNPMPYNNALYFPSSGGNDNIVNIRDTTTFNSFITTDGTIEMWVRFNSLPSATTHLISKGGSSPTNSFLLGVNSSGKLFFNIAGNAVTSTGPSIPASDWTHVGVSWNDQGSNFLVKFFLNGELNDSLILNAANLPTNSDPIRLGVSQAFPGGLSPVNAYIDAIRIWNEDLSLDSLRRFVFASSSALEETVTNRLLAAWDFDGTLVPRGRFSTMRGTFTTATSNTCRFSAYTNEASVTGHVLDLDLFGHPTTIKRPGNFGSVFPYGSYIHPVFTTLPDNDPNGVSDVITVGPSFPDENVNTVELFLSLEGTRVSDISVTLTAPNGQTRTVVNNHGGTNNNILTFFFDGATANLTSPEFPAPWSHGVKPSESFGNFGNSQARGNWTIKVSDGSAGVEHTFFGWGIRLNGLSTVGIQQTTSNIPERFELSQNYPNPFNPSTAINFALPKSSLVKLKVYDIVGREVATLVNEELSPGAYEYTFDGSQLTSGVYFYRIEADGFTEIKKMMLVK